The DNA window CACGAGAGAAAAAGGAGATGAGCCTGATGGCATTGACGCCAAAACAGAAAATATTTGCTGATGAATACCTTATTGACTTAAATGCCACCAGAGCTTACAAGATAGCATATCCAAAGGTCAAGAAGGATGAGTCAGCAAGGGTAAATGGAAGTAAATTACTAACAAATACTAACGTTGTGGTTTATATTGATAAGCGAATGAAGGAGCGCGAGAAGCGTACCGAGATTACTCAAGACCGCGTACTGCAGGAGCTGGCCAAATTAGGGTTCTTCGACATCAGGAAGCTGTTTGACGATAGTGGAAAACCGTTGGATATTACTGGTTTGGACAATGAAACAGCGGCATGTATTGCCGGCCTGGAAGTAATGGATGTTTATGAGGGGGCTGGAGAGGATAAAGAATTTGTTGGATATGTCAAGAAATATAAACTTTCCGATAAGCTTAAGGCTCTGGAGTTAATTGGCCGGCATCTGGGTATGTTCAAGGACAAGGTGGAGCTGTCCGGCGGCCTGGACACCGAGAAGACGAAACTGGATGACCTGCTGAAACAGATGCGAGGTGATGGATAGTGAGTGATGAGCGCTTACTGCTGTCGGATAAGTACAAGGCATTCCTCCGCTGCGACGCGCCGGTAGAGTTCCTGGAGGGGACAACGGCGGCCGGTAAAACGACGGTGGGACTATTTAAGTTTATGCTTAAAGTTGCCGAGTCACCGAAGAAGCTGCATATCCTAGCAGCGGACGACACCGGCGCCGCCGAGAAGAACATCATCAACAAGGACCTGGGGATTCTGGATGACTTCGGAGTTTTGGTAGAGTACAAAGGCAACGGTTCCGGCGAGTATAAGATGCCGCATATCCTTTTCCACGCATCCGGCGGAGACAAAATAATCTTTGTCGTCGGCTACGGGAACAAGCGGAAATGGCGTGATGCTCTCGGCGGCCAGTATGGCTGCCTTTATATTGACGAGATAAATACAGCCGACATCGACTTTGTGCGGGAGGCCGCAATGAGATGTGACTACCTGATGGCCACGCTCAATCCGGATGACCCGAATTTGCCGATATACAAAGAGTATATCAACTGTTCCAGGCCGCTTGATGAGTGGGCCGATGAGACACCGCAGGAAATTAAAGACGAATTAAAGGAAGAACCAAAACCCGGCTGGGTGCATTGGTTCTTTTCTTTTACCCATAACCTGGGATTATCGACGGAGAAGCTGCAACAGATAATCCAGAACACGCCAGTAGGGACTAAGATTCACAAGAACAAGATTCTTGGTCTGCGCGGCAAGGCAACGGGACTTATCTTCCCGAACTTTGACCGAAAGAAACATGTGGTGACGGCGACCTGGGTGCGTCAGCAGGTTAAAGATGGGCAGATCAAGTTCAAAAAGTTTTCGGCCGGCCTGGACACATCGTACTCCAGCAAGTCACCTGATACGATTGCTATGATATTTCAGGGCATCACTGTTGACCGGCGGCTGATTGTGCTGAATGAGAAAGTATACAGCAATGCGGACCTGTCCACACCATTGGCTCCCAGCGACACGGCCGTGAAGTTCGTGGAGTTCTTGGAAAGAAACCGGAAGGAATGGGGGTTCGCGAAGGACGTATTCATCGACTGCGCGGACCAGGCAACCATAACAGAGCTGCGGAAGTATAAGCGGCTTCGCGGTTGCCTGTATAATTTCGTCGACAGCTACAAGAAGGTGGAAATTCTGGACCGCATTAAGTTGATGCTGGGTTGGATACAGCAGGGATGCTACCTGGTAGTAGATACCTGCGTGGAGCACCTGGGGGAGATTGACCGATATAGCTGGGATGAAGACAAGGAACGTCCCGAGGATCGGAATGACCATACAATTAATGCATCGCAGTATGGATGGATTCCATACAAGAAAATGATAGGATTTGAGGAGGAGGGAAATAAATGACAAGATTTGAGGCTCTTAGAGCAGTCAACGGAGTAAGCGAATACTCCGCGTTGATATTTGACATCCTGCGTGATAAGAAAAGTCCGGACGACATGACAGAGTTTTTATCAGAAGAATTAACAGAGAAACAGCTACAGACAATTAGGTCTATAGCTGAATCCGGCAATTATCCATTATCTTTAGATGGATTGCAATAGTAGCAACCGTTTGCGCCATTGATAGACAAAAAGGCTGCTCTTAATGCAGCATCTTCATAGCTGACACAGTTCAATACATTTTGATGGTTAATTTCATCAATTTGACATTGGGGTGTTTCGTTATCCAGGTCATGTATCTCGCCGGTGGCTTTATTTAATACATAACGGTTGCCATTAAAAGGGGAATTATATCTTCGCATGCAGGTAAGCTCCTTTCTTCTGTATTTGGTGCTGGCACACCTATACTAAGATTATAGGAGTTTTACCAGAAAATAACAATAGGAGGCGTAGAAGTGAGGTGGCTGACAACATTGAATGAGAATATCAAAAGAGGGGTACGCAGCTGGCTGAATGTGGTGCCGGCGAGTGGGAACAACATCCAGATTAACGAGGTCATGGACTTCGAGCTGAGCGCCATCCGAAACCGTATCTGGTATCGCGGCGACAGCAGCGAGCTGGAGCAGATGTATCAGCAAAACCCAGAGTGGGCGGATAAATATAAGTTCTGGGCCAGTAAGTGCACACCGGGTATGGAGATACGCAAGATCCACACTGGACTCCCTGGGCTCGTCATCCGGATCCTGACGGCGATTGTACTTGCCGACATGAACGACTTTGACTTCGAGAGTCCGGCTCAGGAACAGCTCTGGAAGGAGATTGAGAAGGAGAACAAGTTCCGCAAGGCACTAGAGAAGAGCCTGAAAGAGGTGCTATATATCGGTGATGGCGCATACAAGGTGACAATTGATACAGCCCTGAGCCAGTACCCGATCTTGGAGTGGTATCCGGGCGAACGAATTGAGATAGTAAAGGAACGAGGGCGCCTGAAGGAGGTGGTGTTCAAGACGCCTTACAATGTCCGGAGCCAGCAGTATATCCTGTATGAGCACTATGGCTATGGGTATATCCGAAACGAGTTGTATAAGGGCGACACGCAAGTGGATATGGGTACTATCGAGGCCACCAACGGGATTAAGGATACAGTCTTTGATAAGACAACCATCCTGGCCGTCCCCCTGCAAGTGTACGAGTCTACGAAGTATGAGGGCCGCGGAGGCTCTATTTTTGATGGCAAACTGGACAGTTTTGACGCCTTCGACGAATCCTGGTCCCAGTGGATGGATGCGCTGCGGGCTGGCAGGGCAAAAACCTATATACCCGAGTGTTTGGTACCGCATGACCCAGAGACAGGACAGATTTTAAAGCCGAATCCGTTTGACTGCAGATACTTTGCTTCAGACAACGATATGTCGGAGAAGGCTGAAAATAAGGTCAACACAGACCAGCCGTCCATCCCGCATGATAGCTATCTGGCATCCTATTGTACAGCACTGGACCTTTGCCTGCAAGGGGTTATCAGTCCAAGCACGTTGGGAATCGACGTCAAGAAGTTGGACAACGCCGAGGCCCAGCGAGAGAAGGAGAAGGCAACCTTGTACACCAGGAATGCAATTATCGAGGCGCTGCAGGAGACGCTGCCGGACGTAGTGGCCGCCTGCATTAACGCTTATCATATACTGCTTAATCAGCCAATCGAGGAGGTTGAGGTGGAGATACCCTTTGGAGAGTATGCTAATCCATCTTTTGAGAGCCAGGTGGAGACACTCAGCAAGGCCCGGCCAGGCGCCAGCATCATGAGCATTGAGGCGCAGGTGGAAGAGATGTGGGGAGATAGCAAGGACGAGGCGTGGAAGGCAGAAGAAGTGAAACGACTGAAGGCAGAGCAGGGGATTGTAGAGGTGGACGAACCTGGGGTGAATCTTGTCGCTGGTGGATTCCAGCTTAATACGGAGGGAGGAAAGACAGATGAGGGTCAAGGTAATGAACCACCTGTACCAGATGAGCCAGAAGGAGTACCAGGGGCTGCTGGAAACAGCAAGTGAGCAGGTACCGTTCGGAGTCTACGCCGTTGAGAAACCGGAATATGCAGAACTTCGGTGTGACCATTGCAAAAGTATTACACAGCTCAAGCGGCTGACGCAGCAGTTTAAAACTCAGGGATTTAAAGTACACAGCAATGGGAGGTGAAAAACGTGGAATTGCCATACAAATTTGAACTTGCAGGATATTGTGAAGGCTGTCCTTATTTCTGGGAAGAACTGGACAGCATCGATGTAACGAAACTGGGTGACGGTGAACAGAAGATGTTCCATACAATACGATGCCACAATAGAGAAGCCTGCGCAAGAGTAGCAAAGATCGTGAATCAGGTGATTGAATGACGGAATATGATATCGGTGCCGCTTTCCAAGCAATTGAAAACGAGTTGATTGCGTCCATGATCCGCAACATGAACCGGCATCGAGCCGAGGAGACGAAGGAAGGAATTCAGTGGAGCATGTGGCAGGCAGTGCAATTAAAAGCTCTGGAAAAGTATAGGCAAAAGAACCAGAAGAAGTACCAGAAGCAATTTGCGGCGATGAATCAGCAGATGGGCGAGCTTATCTGGCAGGCTAGACAAACTGGAAATATGCGGCAGGAGATCCGGATTCTCCAGGCTATAAAAAAAGGGTTCAAGGTACATGGCCGGAATAAGACGCCGGCCCATCAGGCTATGACGGCAGAATTCTTCCGACTCAACGACCGCAAGCTAGAGGCGCTGATTCAGGCGACTACCCACGACATGGAGCGGGCTGAAACTGCGATCCTCCGGATGGCAGACGACCAGTATCGGAAAGCCATTTTTAACGCCCAGGTGTATGCCAATTCAGGAGCCGGTACCTATGAAAAAGCTGTAGATATGGCGACTAAGGACATGTTGTCCCGTGGCCTTACCTGTATCGAATATGCCAACGGTGCGCGCCATACTCTGGCAGATTATGCTGATATGGCGATCAGGACTGCCAGTAAACGAGCGTATCTGCAAGGAGAGGGAGAGAAGCGGCAGGAATGGGGGATCACTACGGTGATTGTCAATAAACGCGGGAATCCTTGCCCGAAATGTCTTCCTTTTGTTGATAAGGTGTTGATTGATGATGTATGGAGTGGTGGAAAGCAGTCAGATGGTCCATACCCTCTGATGAGCACGGCCATTGCCGCAGGGCTGTACCATCCACGATGTAAAGACGGCCATACAACTTACTTCCCTGGCATTTCCACAGCGGATGACACGTGGACCAGGGAGGAACTGGAGGCAGTCGAGCGGGTCAACAAGAAAGAAGCAGAACGGAATTATGCAAAGAGGCAGGTTGAGAAATTTGGGAGGCTGGCCAAGTATTCGCTGGACTCAGAAAACAAGGCAGCCTATCAGATAAAAGTCGGCGAATGGGAGGATAAAGCTGAGCCTGATACAGCGGAAGTAGATATTCTCAGTGCCCATAAACAGTTTGCTGAAAGATTAAGAAATGATGATAATCCGAGCCGGCATAAGGCAATGATGGCTTTGTACACAGAAATGACCGAGATGTCGGAGGACGTAGAGCTGTCGGCGCCATTTGCTTATATCCCGGATGATGATATCATTATGTACAATCCCAGGGCGCCGCATATTAGTGATTATGATCTGGACTATGTATTTGTTCACGAAACATCCCATCGTATGGATGTACTCGAGTACCACAGCTGGGAAAACGAAAGGTTTCATCAGGCCATTGAAGCATGCCAGAAAAAAGTATATGATAATAGGGAGCAGATCATAAAATGGTTTGAGCCGGGTGGAAAATATGAAAATGCCTTTGCAGTTTCTGATATTGTCAGTGCCCTAACGGATGGAGAAATTGCGGGATTAGTAGGACATGGCAAGGAATACTGGTCAATTCCGGGATTTAAGGAGTTGGAGTTATTTGCCAATATCAGTGCAGGAGATGTTCTCGACTTACCAGAAAAAGAAGAGTTTAAGAGTTTGTTTAAGGAATTATTTGATGCGTATGAGGAGATGGTTAAATGAAAATAATGGAACGCTTAAAGGCCGATAAGGAAATACAGGAATTAAAAAAACAGCTCCATGAATTGACTGGACAGTCTCTGGGGTTTAATTATGACTGTTATATGAGTATTGACGAATACAAAGATCATTTGCGAGAATGTGTAAAAGAAGGAAAAATAATTATTCGCCCTAAAGATGAACGGGCAATGCATCGATTTGACTCAATATTGAAATAGTTATACCACCAGTCGATAAAGGCCGGTGGTATTTTTGTATTATTGTTGCGATGTAACAGCAGAAGGAGAGGAAAAAATGAAAAAATTATTCATTTCACAGCCCATGAATGGCAAAAATGATGAGGAAATTTTGAGAGAACGGAAAAAGGCGATTAAAGCGGCGGAAATTTATCTGGATGAGCCAGTAGATGTGATAGATTCGTTTTTCCAGAATGCTCCCGCAGATGCCAGACCGCTTTGGTTCTTGGGTAAATCATTGGAGCTGTTGTCTACAGCAGATGTAGTGTATTTTGCATCAGACTGGGAGAATGCCAGAGGATGTAAGATTGAACACATGTGTGCTGTAGAATATGGAATAGACCTAATCGAGTAGGAGGTGATCCGATTATCTCCCTTTGAGGCGCAGGGTGATGCGTCTTATTTTTATGTGCCAAAACGCGACACGGCCTAAAAAGGTGCGCGGCCGGTGACACCGATGACAATGGATAGCAATACAGAGCGACACTCTTAAAATGGAAAGGAGCAGGAAAGTAATGAGAAAGAAATTTCCAATGAATTTACAGTTATTTGCTCACCCTGGAACCGCAGGAGCAGAACCGCCTGCAGGCGAGCTGGGACAGCAAACACCGCCAGCCGCAGGGCAACAGGCACAGACTGGACAGTCCCCAGCGATTGACTATAGCAAAATTCAGCAGATGCTGGAAGGCACCTTGGCAGCCAAAGAGGACACGGCCTTGAAAGCCTACTTTAAGCAGCAGGGACTCAGCCAGGAAGAGGCAGAACAGGCAATGACAGCGTTCAAGCAGCAGAAGGCGGCCCAGCAGCCAGATGTCGGCGCCTTGCAGACACAGCTGGCACAGGCACAGGCCGCGGCCCAGAAAGCGATGATTGACAATGCAGCCACGATGACGGCCATCAGCTTAGGGCTGGATGCAAAAACAATCCCGTATATCCTTAAGATGGCGGATTTAAGCCAGGTGATGGGACAGGACGGGAAAATTAACGAAGAGACGCTGAAGACTGCCCTGAACAAGGTGCTGGAGGATGTGCCAGCACTGAAGCCTCAGCCGGGGCAGGCCACCGGATTTGTTCAGGTGGGGGCATCTGGTGGGACAGGACAGCAACAGACAACAGATGACGCCCTGAAAAAGGCGTTCGGACTTTAAAGAAAGAGAGGATTTAATACATGGCAGTATATGATTATGCAACGACATTTACGCAGCTCCTGCAGCAGAAGTATGCGAGAGAACTGTGTTCTGATGCGCTGGCACAGAGCAACCAGCAGGTGAAATTTATTAACGCACAGACGATTAAACTTCCCACTATGACAGTATCCGGCTACAAGGACCATACCAGAACACCCGGATTTAACACCGGAACGCTGAGCAACAGTTGGATTCCAAAGAAGCTGGAGCACGATAGAGATATTGAGTTCTGGGTGGACCCGATGGATATCGACGAGACCAATCTCACCCTGTCTGTGGCAAATATCCAGAATGAGTTTGAAACGACACAGGCCATCCCGGAAAAGGATTCCTACCGGTATTCTAAACTTCATGCGGAGCTGACGAAATATTCCGGTCGGATTAATACCGATGTGATTTCCGCTGCAAATTTCCTGGAAGCATTTGACGAAGAGATGGCCCGCATGGATGAGGCAGGCGTTCCGGAGGAGGGAAGAATCATCTATGTAACCCCGACAATGAACAAAATCCTGAAGGAAGCGGAGGGGCTGCAGCGGGTTATGACCGTAACAAGCCCGTCTACGATTAACCGCAAAGTGCACAGCCTGGATGATGTGACAATCAAAATGGTACCGGCGGCGCGCATGAAAACGAAATATGATTTCACGGAAGGGTGTGTGGCGGCCTCTGACGCAAAGCAGATTAACTGGATCCTGATCCATACGTCCTGTGTGGTATGTCGTGACAAATATAGCTACATCAAGCTGTTTACTCCGGGAACTGACAGCCGGACGGCAGATGGTTACCTGTATCAGAACCGGAACTTTGGCGACCTCTTCCTGCTCGAAAAGAAGATCGAGGGCTGCGCCATGAACGTAGAAGTCAGTGCATAAGGAGGTATAGGATGAGAGCGGTAAAAGGAAACAGAGAATATACCATCGACGAGACGCAGAAAAAGGGCTATCAGGACAGTGGTTTTGATATCCTGGACGATGATGGCAATGTGGTTGCCTATGGAAGGGGCAAGACAGTACCGTATGAAGAGCATATGAAGGCGGTAAAAGAAGTTGAACGCCTTCAGGGATTAGCAACCGGACTTCGGACAGAAATTGAGAACCTGAGAGCTGAGATCGAAACGCTCCAGGCCACGAAGGCAGAGCCGGTGAAGGGGAAGAAAGCGGGTGAGTAATATGCCCTATGAACCATATGTAGCCCCAGAATACTACCGAGATATCTACAAGGGCAGCACAGTGCCAGAGGAACGGCTGGAAAGAGCCCTGCAGCAGGCATCCCGTCATATTGATTCCCTGACCTACAACCGGATTGTAGGCCGGGGATTTTCTAATCTGACGGAATTCCAGCAGGGAGTAATCCGTGAGGTAGTCTGCCAGCAGGCGGATTTTGAGACCGAGAATGCTGATGAGATTAACACCATCCTGTCCAGCTATAGCCTGAATGGCGCATCAGTCCAGTTCGGCAGCTCCTGGAACGTTTATATGGACAAAGGGGTGGCTATGAAGCGCGATGTGTACGCCCTGCTGTCCCAGACAGGCCTGTGCTGCCGGTTAGCGAGGTGAGACGATGAAATACCCATGTTTAGTCCCAAAACGGCTCTGCAAGGTTCCGGTGCATGTCCATCTGGAGTCTGAGGAGCTGAACAACTTGGGAGAACCGAAGTATACGGCAGAACTGGATCTGATATGCAACTTTCAGGACCGTGCAAAGACAATCCTGACTGCCGAGAAGAAGCTGGTGCAGATAACCGGAACGGCACTGTTTCCGGGTGACATTGTGCCGGACATACCATCATTGAGTGGCGGCACAGTGACGGTATTCGGTGAGGAAAGACGTATTCAGCAAGGGGCAAAGAACCGGAATCCGGACGGAACCGTAAATTTCTGCGCGCTGGAGGTGGTCTGATGATAAATGCAACATCCAAAGTCAAGATGAATTTTCCGCGTATAAAGCAGCTTACAGGAGCAGCAGTGACGGCGTTGGAGATGACAGCGGAAGCATTACATACAGAGGCGGTACAGGCTCAGGTAATGCCTTTTGATAAAGGTAATTTGCAGAATGAGAGCTCCTTCGTCGATTATAGCGATTCTGGGCAGGGGAAGGCGACTCTGGTATCAAATACTCCATATGCGCGGCGATTATATTATCACCCGGAATACAATTTCCAGACGGAAGAAAATCCTAATGCAAAAGGTCACTGGTATGAGGACTGGGAATCCGGCGGCAGTAAAGCTGAATTTGCTCCAAAAGCATTTAAACAGTTTTATAAGAAAGCGGGTGGTGTGTAATGTTGCCATTGAGAGACGTCAGGCAGTACATATCCGGCTTGGGCTTGGCTGCTGACGACAGGGTTTACATTGGCAAGATGGATGGTAAAAAGCAGAAATCCATAGGCGTGTACAGCCGGCCAACCAGTGGTAATCCCAATATCGCCATCGGCGGCTTGGACTGTACCACCTACGATACCAAACCCATATCGTTGCTTATCCATTGGAATAAAAGCAAGAGTGAGTCGGAGTCAGCGGCCTATGGGCTGTTTGAGAAACTAAGGAGTACAACCAGCCTGAACATAGGTGATACCCACATTAATTTCCTTCGCCTGATGGTCCCGGAACCGCAGGACGTAGGAACGGATGATGACGGTGTGTATGAATATGTAATATGGCTTGACTTTATTTATCAAAGAAAGTGAGGAAAAGAATGAACGGAACTGTATATCCGGTACACAATAATAAGTTTAAGTTTGGTACTGCCGGTCTGAACAGTACAGATGCGGAAATGGTAGTACCAAAAGATTTAACAAATTTTGCCCCAACAATCGACGGAACAACAGAAGACTGGTACGCAATGGACGCTGAAGGATGGTCAAAGACGGCTGTCACAGGAAAGAAACTCAGTTTTTCGTTCCAGGGGAAAAGAAGCGTGGGCGACCCGGGCAACGATTATATTGCTAGCCTGGCTTTAGCTATGGGGCAGGATGCCATGACAAAGTTTGAATGGGAAATGGTATCTGGCGCGAAGATGGCATTTGACTGTGTCGTGAATGTTACAACACCCGGCGGCGGAGACAGCACGGCGTTAGACGCATTGGAGTTTGAGGTAACTTGCTATGGGAAGCCTGTTTTTACTCCGGCAACACTTGATTAACACTTTGAAAGGAGCTGTAAAAGATGTCAAAAATAGTAGATATAACCGATAAATTATCCTTTGACGGGAATCCCAAACTGGTAATTAAGGGAAAAGAGCTGGAAGT is part of the [Clostridium] symbiosum genome and encodes:
- a CDS encoding terminase small subunit codes for the protein MALTPKQKIFADEYLIDLNATRAYKIAYPKVKKDESARVNGSKLLTNTNVVVYIDKRMKEREKRTEITQDRVLQELAKLGFFDIRKLFDDSGKPLDITGLDNETAACIAGLEVMDVYEGAGEDKEFVGYVKKYKLSDKLKALELIGRHLGMFKDKVELSGGLDTEKTKLDDLLKQMRGDG
- a CDS encoding terminase, with the protein product MSDERLLLSDKYKAFLRCDAPVEFLEGTTAAGKTTVGLFKFMLKVAESPKKLHILAADDTGAAEKNIINKDLGILDDFGVLVEYKGNGSGEYKMPHILFHASGGDKIIFVVGYGNKRKWRDALGGQYGCLYIDEINTADIDFVREAAMRCDYLMATLNPDDPNLPIYKEYINCSRPLDEWADETPQEIKDELKEEPKPGWVHWFFSFTHNLGLSTEKLQQIIQNTPVGTKIHKNKILGLRGKATGLIFPNFDRKKHVVTATWVRQQVKDGQIKFKKFSAGLDTSYSSKSPDTIAMIFQGITVDRRLIVLNEKVYSNADLSTPLAPSDTAVKFVEFLERNRKEWGFAKDVFIDCADQATITELRKYKRLRGCLYNFVDSYKKVEILDRIKLMLGWIQQGCYLVVDTCVEHLGEIDRYSWDEDKERPEDRNDHTINASQYGWIPYKKMIGFEEEGNK
- a CDS encoding capsid protein, translating into MRWLTTLNENIKRGVRSWLNVVPASGNNIQINEVMDFELSAIRNRIWYRGDSSELEQMYQQNPEWADKYKFWASKCTPGMEIRKIHTGLPGLVIRILTAIVLADMNDFDFESPAQEQLWKEIEKENKFRKALEKSLKEVLYIGDGAYKVTIDTALSQYPILEWYPGERIEIVKERGRLKEVVFKTPYNVRSQQYILYEHYGYGYIRNELYKGDTQVDMGTIEATNGIKDTVFDKTTILAVPLQVYESTKYEGRGGSIFDGKLDSFDAFDESWSQWMDALRAGRAKTYIPECLVPHDPETGQILKPNPFDCRYFASDNDMSEKAENKVNTDQPSIPHDSYLASYCTALDLCLQGVISPSTLGIDVKKLDNAEAQREKEKATLYTRNAIIEALQETLPDVVAACINAYHILLNQPIEEVEVEIPFGEYANPSFESQVETLSKARPGASIMSIEAQVEEMWGDSKDEAWKAEEVKRLKAEQGIVEVDEPGVNLVAGGFQLNTEGGKTDEGQGNEPPVPDEPEGVPGAAGNSK
- a CDS encoding phage minor capsid protein → MTEYDIGAAFQAIENELIASMIRNMNRHRAEETKEGIQWSMWQAVQLKALEKYRQKNQKKYQKQFAAMNQQMGELIWQARQTGNMRQEIRILQAIKKGFKVHGRNKTPAHQAMTAEFFRLNDRKLEALIQATTHDMERAETAILRMADDQYRKAIFNAQVYANSGAGTYEKAVDMATKDMLSRGLTCIEYANGARHTLADYADMAIRTASKRAYLQGEGEKRQEWGITTVIVNKRGNPCPKCLPFVDKVLIDDVWSGGKQSDGPYPLMSTAIAAGLYHPRCKDGHTTYFPGISTADDTWTREELEAVERVNKKEAERNYAKRQVEKFGRLAKYSLDSENKAAYQIKVGEWEDKAEPDTAEVDILSAHKQFAERLRNDDNPSRHKAMMALYTEMTEMSEDVELSAPFAYIPDDDIIMYNPRAPHISDYDLDYVFVHETSHRMDVLEYHSWENERFHQAIEACQKKVYDNREQIIKWFEPGGKYENAFAVSDIVSALTDGEIAGLVGHGKEYWSIPGFKELELFANISAGDVLDLPEKEEFKSLFKELFDAYEEMVK
- a CDS encoding capsid protein; translated protein: MAVYDYATTFTQLLQQKYARELCSDALAQSNQQVKFINAQTIKLPTMTVSGYKDHTRTPGFNTGTLSNSWIPKKLEHDRDIEFWVDPMDIDETNLTLSVANIQNEFETTQAIPEKDSYRYSKLHAELTKYSGRINTDVISAANFLEAFDEEMARMDEAGVPEEGRIIYVTPTMNKILKEAEGLQRVMTVTSPSTINRKVHSLDDVTIKMVPAARMKTKYDFTEGCVAASDAKQINWILIHTSCVVCRDKYSYIKLFTPGTDSRTADGYLYQNRNFGDLFLLEKKIEGCAMNVEVSA
- a CDS encoding minor capsid protein, producing the protein MLPLRDVRQYISGLGLAADDRVYIGKMDGKKQKSIGVYSRPTSGNPNIAIGGLDCTTYDTKPISLLIHWNKSKSESESAAYGLFEKLRSTTSLNIGDTHINFLRLMVPEPQDVGTDDDGVYEYVIWLDFIYQRK